A genomic region of Caldicellulosiruptor acetigenus contains the following coding sequences:
- a CDS encoding DNA adenine methylase yields MRTQITFLPQKVSPIVKWAGGKRQIIKSLFKKLPNHFSTYFEPFLGGGALLIELYNKGILKSAVVSDINLDLINLYTAIRNCPDEVVYYIKNLDFKNTEDDYYKARELYNSIKIKSLNTIENENLLKAVLLLYLNRHCYNGLYRVNSKGEFNVPFGRYKNPKLPSREEIFAFSEMLQSVEILHADFEEAVKKASEFDFVYFDPPYMPVSKTANFTDYTVAGFTKEEQVRLKNVCDNLSKKGCFVMISNSDSEFIRELYKSYNLEVIETKRLINSSAGKRTGHKEVIITNY; encoded by the coding sequence ATGAGAACACAAATAACTTTTCTACCACAAAAGGTTTCGCCAATTGTAAAATGGGCAGGGGGCAAGAGACAGATAATAAAAAGTTTGTTTAAAAAACTGCCCAACCACTTTTCTACATATTTTGAACCATTCTTAGGTGGCGGAGCACTTTTAATAGAGCTTTATAATAAAGGAATTTTAAAGAGTGCTGTAGTTTCAGATATTAATCTTGATCTCATAAACCTCTACACTGCAATTAGAAATTGTCCAGATGAGGTAGTTTACTATATTAAAAATTTAGATTTTAAAAACACTGAAGACGATTACTATAAGGCAAGAGAACTTTACAATTCTATTAAGATAAAAAGTCTGAATACAATTGAAAATGAAAATTTACTCAAAGCAGTATTATTGCTTTATTTGAACAGACACTGTTACAATGGGCTTTACAGAGTAAATTCAAAGGGCGAATTCAATGTTCCTTTTGGAAGATATAAAAATCCTAAGTTGCCAAGTAGAGAAGAAATATTTGCCTTTTCAGAAATGCTGCAGTCTGTTGAAATTTTACATGCAGACTTTGAAGAAGCGGTTAAGAAAGCTTCTGAGTTTGATTTTGTATATTTTGATCCTCCATACATGCCTGTGTCCAAAACAGCTAATTTTACTGACTACACAGTTGCAGGTTTTACAAAAGAAGAGCAGGTAAGGCTGAAAAATGTTTGTGATAATCTTAGCAAAAAGGGTTGTTTTGTTATGATAAGCAACTCAGATTCAGAATTTATAAGAGAACTTTATAAAAGTTACAACCTTGAGGTAATAGAAACAAAAAGGCTTATTAATTCAAGTGCTGGAAAGAGGACAGGTCATAAAGAAGTTATTATAACTAATTATTGA
- a CDS encoding tetratricopeptide repeat protein: MEDRSLISFYIDKGDYEKAKDLIFGLLKENPYDISLYLNLALIEIREKNLKKAEEYAKQALSIDANHKGVWAVLGKIYHLKKEYSQAEKCYLQALKIDSAFVEVLVSYSELLIETGFVEKGLDILKYAQSLEPTNSLILQNEFYVNLYQMNYQKANESIRKLFSSTMDIENIYVLLILYEYNRSNFKKAYEYAKLAFKERPTDYNLLKIMEYLKMINSPLFFINRLASKISSELLYIIFVGISLILYLLKQYSALTIWSVFVLLISILSYLSTYIYRLIQYIKKIFTRVLNNKKF, from the coding sequence ATGGAAGATAGAAGTTTAATATCGTTTTACATTGACAAGGGTGATTATGAAAAAGCAAAAGATTTGATTTTTGGCCTGCTAAAAGAAAATCCGTATGATATTAGTTTATATTTAAACCTTGCTTTAATTGAAATTAGAGAAAAAAATTTAAAGAAAGCAGAGGAGTATGCTAAGCAAGCGCTAAGTATAGATGCTAATCATAAAGGTGTGTGGGCTGTTTTAGGCAAAATATATCATTTAAAAAAGGAATATTCTCAGGCAGAAAAATGTTATTTACAGGCTTTGAAAATAGACAGTGCCTTTGTGGAAGTATTAGTTTCTTACAGTGAACTTTTGATTGAGACAGGCTTTGTTGAAAAAGGGTTAGATATTTTAAAATATGCCCAATCATTAGAACCTACAAATTCGCTTATTTTACAAAATGAATTTTATGTAAATCTTTACCAAATGAATTATCAAAAAGCAAATGAAAGTATCAGAAAGCTGTTTTCATCTACCATGGATATTGAGAATATTTATGTGTTACTAATTTTATATGAATACAATCGGTCAAATTTCAAGAAAGCATATGAATATGCAAAACTTGCTTTTAAAGAAAGACCAACAGATTACAATTTATTGAAGATAATGGAATACTTAAAAATGATTAATTCACCTTTGTTTTTTATAAATCGATTAGCCAGCAAAATTTCCTCAGAACTACTATATATTATTTTTGTTGGAATTTCTTTAATACTTTATTTACTTAAACAATATTCAGCTTTGACTATTTGGAGTGTGTTTGTTCTACTTATCAGTATTTTGAGCTATTTATCTACATATATCTATAGACTAATCCAGTATATCAAAAAGATATTTACAAGAGTGTTAAATAATAAAAAATTTTGA
- a CDS encoding PD-(D/E)XK nuclease superfamily protein, with the protein MSPGGRGTRTGRVHEKLIKQALLENYAGAFKEQVVIGNDLFGNKYKADFVLNDEIIISAKWQQTRGTAEQKIVYEIMTLVKILKENPRYKKAYIVISGTGYTKKAKDFYLNQKHVDYIKEGDLVEILSFEDFVKRSNLKLL; encoded by the coding sequence GTGTCACCAGGTGGTAGAGGTACTCGAACGGGAAGAGTTCATGAAAAACTTATCAAACAAGCGTTATTAGAAAATTACGCTGGTGCTTTTAAAGAACAGGTTGTAATTGGCAATGATCTCTTCGGGAATAAATATAAAGCTGATTTTGTTTTAAATGATGAGATAATTATAAGTGCTAAATGGCAGCAAACACGTGGGACTGCAGAGCAAAAAATAGTTTATGAGATAATGACTTTAGTAAAAATTTTAAAAGAAAATCCAAGGTATAAAAAAGCTTATATTGTAATTAGTGGAACAGGATATACTAAGAAAGCAAAAGATTTTTATCTAAATCAAAAGCACGTTGACTACATAAAAGAGGGGGACTTAGTAGAGATATTATCTTTTGAAGATTTTGTCAAAAGATCAAATTTAAAATTGCTGTAA
- a CDS encoding AAA family ATPase, with product MSKIRVLEKLLQEMPDKSEILYLLGLEYAENGNSTAAMNYFIAALKNCNEEDLKLLIVAAMSSVVKKEKAPQTDLKENSKISDIQEDKKVVKIEEYSNPKKECIEINHEFEADGEFDEDEEIVKEEEYEEAEKEELEEEFEEVEEANGNDEHLENVIDFQVFKTKREIHKFIEEREEKFTFSDIGGYEELKNILTIRIIKPLFNPSIFQKFRKRIGGGILFYGPPGCGKTFFARALAGECNLPFLAVNISDILDPYFGQSEKNLKEVFEYARFHKPCVLFFDEVDTFGYSRVKQRQESFRVLTDELLLQMDGFKSENEGILIIGATNTPWDLDMALLRQGRFDRLIFVPPPDLEARREIFRVKLMGRPVDGEINYDLLAQRTSFFSGADIENVVETAAEAIIDEILSGGKERGITTGDLLKAIEKVKPSTIEWLRIMKNYITFANEDGRFDDVAKFINKYCRHL from the coding sequence ATGAGCAAGATAAGAGTACTTGAAAAATTGCTTCAAGAAATGCCTGATAAAAGTGAAATACTTTATTTGCTCGGGCTTGAATACGCGGAAAATGGAAATAGTACTGCTGCCATGAATTATTTTATAGCAGCGTTGAAAAATTGCAATGAGGAAGATCTTAAGCTTTTAATAGTAGCTGCTATGAGTAGTGTTGTTAAAAAAGAGAAGGCTCCACAAACGGATTTAAAGGAGAATTCTAAAATTTCAGATATACAAGAGGACAAAAAGGTGGTGAAAATTGAAGAGTATTCAAATCCCAAAAAGGAATGCATAGAAATAAACCATGAATTTGAGGCAGATGGTGAATTTGATGAGGATGAAGAAATTGTAAAAGAAGAGGAGTATGAAGAAGCTGAAAAGGAAGAATTAGAAGAGGAATTTGAAGAAGTCGAAGAAGCAAATGGTAATGATGAACATTTAGAAAATGTTATTGACTTTCAAGTTTTTAAAACTAAAAGAGAAATACACAAATTTATTGAAGAAAGAGAAGAAAAGTTTACTTTTAGTGATATTGGCGGCTATGAGGAGTTAAAAAACATACTAACTATAAGGATTATAAAACCTCTTTTTAATCCATCTATTTTCCAGAAATTTAGGAAAAGGATAGGTGGGGGTATTCTCTTTTATGGTCCACCAGGCTGTGGTAAGACATTTTTTGCACGGGCTTTAGCAGGTGAGTGTAATTTGCCTTTTTTAGCTGTTAACATTTCTGATATACTTGATCCATATTTTGGACAAAGCGAAAAAAACTTAAAAGAAGTTTTTGAGTATGCTCGCTTTCACAAACCGTGTGTACTTTTCTTTGATGAAGTTGACACATTTGGTTATAGCAGAGTAAAACAAAGACAAGAATCCTTCCGAGTGCTCACAGATGAATTACTGTTGCAGATGGATGGATTCAAATCTGAAAATGAAGGAATACTTATTATTGGTGCTACTAATACTCCATGGGATTTAGACATGGCTTTGTTAAGACAAGGAAGATTTGACAGACTTATATTTGTTCCACCTCCTGATTTAGAAGCCCGACGAGAAATTTTCAGAGTAAAGTTGATGGGAAGACCTGTGGATGGTGAGATAAATTACGATTTATTAGCGCAAAGGACTTCTTTTTTCTCAGGAGCGGATATTGAAAATGTAGTAGAAACTGCTGCGGAAGCGATTATAGATGAAATATTGAGCGGAGGGAAAGAAAGAGGAATAACTACTGGAGATTTGCTCAAAGCAATTGAAAAGGTTAAACCTTCTACTATTGAATGGCTGCGAATCATGAAAAACTATATTACTTTCGCAAATGAAGATGGAAGGTTTGATGATGTTGCAAAGTTTATTAACAAATACTGCAGACATTTATAA
- a CDS encoding ATP-binding protein: MEEKIGLYRLCFESLKVYRNLLHDSVLEKLYNLICYIDDGNHDLKKVINLYSTVYYNLLEAGKRCSLKEYIIAKILFSENTFTKLAAKSINNIAIDESLKKATAHDLDCLEFISNFSGKEIRDYLKDCATLSDFLAESFLEFKVTNTMLHNTIDNSTKTIIEKFLNITPWSSLIEELIEFHKQNGFGIFARYKGFSWDGNNLVGIENLDPIRLDDLVNIERQKKIVVENTLAFLNGKKVNNILLYGSRGTGKSSTVKALLNEFSHRGLRVVEVFKDQLYTFPKLIRILRDVPLKFIIFVDDLSFEDIEENYTKLKAILEGSLEAMPQNVVIYATSNRRHLVKERFSDRSSFSDDEVHWQDTLEEKLSLADRFGIIVTYPSPTQQEYLAIVEEIAKKRGIEITEELHRLALQWEMNYNGRSPRTAKQFVDWYEANQKMKKG; encoded by the coding sequence ATGGAAGAGAAAATAGGGCTATACAGGCTGTGTTTTGAAAGTCTAAAAGTCTATCGAAACCTTCTTCATGATAGTGTTCTTGAAAAGCTGTATAATCTTATCTGCTATATTGACGATGGAAATCATGATTTGAAAAAAGTTATAAATCTTTACAGCACAGTTTATTACAATCTTTTAGAAGCCGGGAAAAGGTGCAGTTTAAAAGAATACATTATTGCGAAAATTCTCTTTAGTGAAAATACTTTTACAAAATTAGCAGCAAAAAGTATTAACAATATAGCAATAGACGAAAGTCTTAAAAAAGCCACAGCTCATGATTTAGATTGTCTTGAGTTTATATCAAACTTTTCAGGAAAAGAGATAAGGGATTACTTAAAAGATTGTGCCACCTTATCAGACTTTTTAGCTGAAAGTTTTTTAGAGTTTAAAGTCACAAATACCATGTTGCACAACACCATTGATAATTCTACAAAAACCATCATTGAAAAATTTTTGAATATAACTCCTTGGAGCAGTTTAATTGAGGAGCTTATAGAATTCCACAAGCAAAATGGCTTTGGAATTTTCGCAAGGTACAAAGGTTTTTCATGGGACGGAAATAATCTTGTGGGTATTGAAAATTTAGACCCAATAAGACTTGATGACCTTGTAAATATTGAAAGGCAAAAGAAGATTGTTGTTGAAAATACTTTGGCGTTTTTAAATGGTAAGAAGGTCAACAATATTTTGCTCTATGGCAGCAGAGGGACTGGAAAGTCATCAACTGTAAAGGCTCTTTTGAACGAATTTTCTCACAGAGGTTTGAGAGTTGTTGAGGTGTTCAAAGACCAGCTTTACACTTTTCCAAAATTAATAAGAATCTTAAGAGATGTCCCGCTTAAGTTTATAATCTTTGTAGATGATTTGTCTTTTGAAGATATTGAGGAAAATTATACCAAACTAAAAGCCATATTAGAAGGATCTTTAGAAGCAATGCCTCAAAATGTTGTGATATATGCAACTTCAAACAGAAGACACCTGGTAAAAGAAAGGTTTAGCGACAGAAGCAGTTTTTCTGATGATGAAGTACACTGGCAGGACACTTTAGAAGAAAAACTTTCTCTTGCTGACAGATTCGGAATAATAGTCACATACCCATCCCCAACCCAGCAGGAATACCTTGCAATTGTTGAGGAGATTGCAAAGAAAAGAGGAATTGAGATTACAGAAGAGCTGCACAGGCTTGCACTGCAGTGGGAGATGAACTACAATGGCCGGTCACCTCGAACTGCAAAGCAGTTTGTAGACTGGTATGAGGCAAACCAGAAAATGAAAAAGGGCTAA